The sequence below is a genomic window from Rhodococcus sp. 4CII.
AGGAGAAAACCCGTGCAGCGTACGGTGTTCAACGAAGATCACGACGCATTCCGGAAGACGATCCGCGACTTCATCGCCAAGGAAGTCGCTCCCGTCCACCACGAGTGGGAGGGTGAGGGGCATCCGCCGCGCGACTTCTACCGCCGCCTCGGCGAGCTCGGGGTACTCGGGATCCAGGTGCCGGAGGAGTTCGGCGGCGGCGGTGAGAAGAGTTTCAAGTTCGCCGCGGTGGTCGGCGAGGAGACGGCGGCCGCCGGAGTCACGTTCGGCAGCTATTCCGTGCACACCAACCTCATCCTGCCGTACCTGCTGGAGTACGCGAACGACGAGCAGAAGCAGCGGTGGCTCCCCGGATTCGCTTCCGGCGACATCATGTTCGCCATCGCGATGACCGAGCCGGGCACCGGTTCGGACCTCGCGAACATCGCGACGACGGCCAAATTGTCGGCGGACGGGTCGCACTACGTCCTCAGCGGCGCGAAGACGTTCATCACCGGCGGCGCGCTCGCCGACCGGATCCTCGTGGTGTGCCGCACCGCGCCCAGCACTCCCGAGGACCGCCGGGCCGGCCTGACCATCCTCGTCGTGGACACGACCGCCGAGGGTTTCGCGGTGGGCCGCAAGATCGAGAAGATCGGCCTGAAGGCGTCGGACACCGCCGAACTGTCCTTCACCGACGTGACGGTGCCGGTGGCGGACCGCCTCGGCGAGGAAGGGGCCGGTTTCAGCTACCTCACCCACAACCTCGCACAGGAACGTCTCTCCATCGCGCTCGGCGGGTCGGCGACCGCGGCCGCGGCCTTGCAGCACGCGATCGCGTACGTCAAGGAGCGCAAGGTGTTCGGCAAGCCCGTCGCGGCGTTCCAGAACACCAAGTTCGTGCTCGCCGAGTGCGCCACCGAGGTGGAGGCGATCCAGTTGATGGCCGATCGTGCGCTCGAACTGCACGACGCCGGCGAACTGACGGTCGCCGACGCCGCGAAGGCGAAGCTGTTCTGCACCGAGGCCGCAGGCCGCGTCATCGACAAGTGCCTGCAGCTGCACGGCGGGTACGGCTACATCCTCGAATACCCCATCGCCCGGTTGTACGCGGACACGCGCGTCTCCCGCATCTACGGCGGCACGAGCGAGGTCATGAAGACGATCATCGCGAAGGATCTCGGCCTCTGACCCGACAAACCAACAGTATGAGCGTACTGTTTGGGGGCGAGGAGGAGAAACATGTGGGATCCGGACAAGTACCTCGCCTTCGCGGACCATCGCGGGCGCCCGTTCTTCGAGTTGCTGTCGCGGGTCGA
It includes:
- a CDS encoding acyl-CoA dehydrogenase family protein translates to MQRTVFNEDHDAFRKTIRDFIAKEVAPVHHEWEGEGHPPRDFYRRLGELGVLGIQVPEEFGGGGEKSFKFAAVVGEETAAAGVTFGSYSVHTNLILPYLLEYANDEQKQRWLPGFASGDIMFAIAMTEPGTGSDLANIATTAKLSADGSHYVLSGAKTFITGGALADRILVVCRTAPSTPEDRRAGLTILVVDTTAEGFAVGRKIEKIGLKASDTAELSFTDVTVPVADRLGEEGAGFSYLTHNLAQERLSIALGGSATAAAALQHAIAYVKERKVFGKPVAAFQNTKFVLAECATEVEAIQLMADRALELHDAGELTVADAAKAKLFCTEAAGRVIDKCLQLHGGYGYILEYPIARLYADTRVSRIYGGTSEVMKTIIAKDLGL